The window CAGCAGCTCGCCGAGCCGGAGCGCGGTGAGCGGCGTCTGCTCGGCGGGCTTGAGCACAACAGTGTTGCCGGCGGTGATCGACGGGACGATCTTGAAGGCCGCCATCGTGAGCGGGAAGTTCCACGGCACGATGCCGGCGACGACGCCGATGGCCTCGCGCCGGGTGTAGGCGTGGAAGTCGCGGCCGGGCACCGACATCGGGATCGTCGTGCCCTCCATCTTGGTGGCCCAGCCCGCGAAGTAGCGGAACAGCTCGGCGGCCACGCCGACGTCGCCCCGGGCGGACGCGAGGCTCTTTCCGTTGTCCAGCGACTCGAGCTGCGCGAACTCCTCGGTGCGCTCGTCAATCATGTCGCCGATGCGCCACAGCAGGTGCGAACGGTCACGCGGGGTCATCTTGGACCACGGGCCGGTCTCGAAAGCGTTCCGGGCGGCCACGACCGCCCGGTCGGCGTCGACCGCAGAGCCCTGGGCGACCTGGACGAGGACCTCCTCGGTCGCTGGATTAACCGTGGCAAAGGTCTGGCCGTCCTTGGAGTCGACCCACTCGCCGTCGATCAGCAGCTGCTTGGGAGAGGAGAGGAACGAGGAGACGGCGGGCAGGAGCTGGGGATTCTCGGACATGGGAACCTTCCGTGGGTTCGGAGCTTCGGGATGTGGGGTGGGCTGTGGTGGGCAGGCGCCGCTGCTACTTGATGATCAGCACCTTCGATCGGTCAAGGGTGAGCGCGACGGCGGCGACGATGATCGCGCCGTAGAGGATCTGCTCCCAGGCCGACGGGACGCCGACGATCGGCAGCCCCACCCGGAGCAGCGTCACCACGAGCGCCCCGGCGAGGCTGCGCCACAGCGAGCCGTGACCGCCGGTGATGGCGGTGCCGCCCACCACTATGGCCGCCACCGCCGGCAGCAGCAGGTTGTCGGCCATGGTCGGGCTGCCGCTGAAGTTCCGGGAGACGAGCATGACCGCGGCCAGGCCGGCGCAGGCGCCGGAGACGGTGAAGGCCGCGACCTTGACCAGGTCGACCGGCGAGCCCGCCAGCCGGGCCGCCGACTCCGAGTAGCCGGTGGCGCGGATCCAGGTGCCGAGCGGGGTGAGCCTCAGGACCAGGGAAATGACGGCGACGACAACCAGGGCGACGACAAACGCCATCGGCACCACACCGCCGACGTAGAGCGTGAGCCAGTTCGTGGCCTCCCGGTCGGCCACCGGGATCGGGCCGGCCTCAGAGATCACCAGGGCGACCGCGGCGAAGATGCTCATCCCGCCGAGAGTGACGATGAACGACGGGATGCGGAGCATGACGTGGGCGACGCCCTGCAGCGTCCCGATCGCACCGGTGGCCGCGATGATCGCGAGGGTGGTGAGCCCGCCCAGGTCGGGCAGCCACAGCGCGAAGAAGACCGTGGCCAGCGAGCAGAGCGCGGCGATCGACAGGTCGATGCCACCGCACAGGACCACCAGGGTGGCGCCGGCCGCGAGCACCACGAGCGGCGCCGAGGTGCGGACCGCGGCCGTGAGGCTGCTCTGGGTCAGGAAGCTGGGGTCGGCGATGGTCAGCGCCGCGAGGAGCACAACGAGCGCGATGACCGGCATGAACGACGTGAGTCGCTGGCCCGTGGTGGGGCGGGCCTTGGCTGCGAGCTCGGCGGCCGGCTCGGCGGCCGGCTCGGGGCCGGCTTGGCGATGGCGGGTGCGGACATGTTCAGACCATCTCCTTGACGAGGTCGAGCGGAGTCGGCTTGCCGCCGGCGGGGGCGGCGACCTCGGTGGTCGCACGGCCGTCGCTCATCACGATGATCCGGTCGGACATGCCGATCGCCTCCTCCAGGCTGTCGGCCAGCAGCACCGTGGCCACGCCGCTGCCCGCAAGCTCACGCATCAGGCGGTACACCTCCGAGCGCGCCCCGATGTCGAGGCCGCGGGTCGGGTGGTCGAGCAGCAGCAGCCGGACGTCGCCGGCCACGAGCCAGCGGGCCAGGACCACCTTCTGCTGGTTGCCGCCCGACAGGCGCTGGATCGCAGTGCCCCGGTGCGGGGTGCGGATCGAGAGCCGCTCGATCCACTTGTCCACCAGCGTCGCCTGCTTGCGCGGCCGGACCAGGGGGCCGGTAGTCCGGGACTGCTGCTTGGCGAGCGTCATGTTGTCGGCGACCGACATCGGACCGACCATGCCCTCGGTCTTGCGCTCGGCCGGGACGTAGCCGACGCCGGCGGCGCACGCCGCGCGGGTGCCGGACAGGTCGAGCTTCTGGCCGTCGAGCAGCACCTCGCCGGCGGTGGTGGGCTCGGCACCGAAGAGCGCCCGGCACACGTCCTCGCGGCCGGAGCCGTGCACTCCGACGATGCCGACTATCTCGCCGGCGTGCACGTCCAGGTCGACGCCGCGGAAGGTCTTGCCGGACAGGCCGCGCACCACGAGGCGGGGCTCACGGGGTTCGTCGGACTGCTCGTCGGAGCGCTCGCCGGACCGCTCGCCGGACCGCTCGCCTGCCCCGCCGTGGTAGTGGTCGTCGGACCCGGTCGAGCCGATCATCATCCGGTGCAGCTCGGCGGGAGCAGCGCCCGCGGCGGGCACCTCGCCCACCGACTGGCCACCACGCAGCACGGCTACCCGGTCGCAGACGTCGAGCACCTCGTCGAGCCGGTGCGAGACAAAAACGACGGACGCGAACTCGCGGAGCCGACGCACCTGGGTGAAGAGGGTCTCGATCTCCTTCGACTCCAGCACCGAGGTGGGCTCGTCGAGGATGATCACCGGCGGGTGGGACGTGCGCTCCTCGATGCGCAGCACCTTGGCGATCTCGACCATCTGCCGGTCGGCGAAGGTCAGAGTGTCGGTGCGGGCGAGCGGATCGATGTGCGACCCGATCTTGTCGAGCTGCTCCTGCGCGAGCCTGCGCATCGTCTTCCAGCGGTAGATGCCGCGGCGCACGCCCGGGCCCTCGCTGCCGAGCACTATGTTCTCGGCGGCGGTGAGGTTGGGCACGAGCGACTGCTCCTGGAACACCATGCCGATGCCGTGGTCGGCGGCCTCCACGATGCTCCGCAGACGGACCTTCTCGCCGCGCACCCAGATCTCGCCGGCGTCCGGCTTGACCAGCCCGACGAGCGCCTTGAGCAGCGTGGACTTGCCGGCGCCGTTCTCGCCGGCCAGGCCCAGCACCTCGTTCTGGTGCACAACAAGGTCGACGCCGTCGAGCGCCTTGACGCCCGGGTAGCTCTTGACCAGGCCGCGCACCTCGAGCGCAGGCACGGGTGCGGGCACCCGGGACTCGGGCTGGGTCTGCAGGTTGGTGGTCATTTGGTCACCTGGTTCCTACGACGCTGTGGGAGGACGGCGGCCGCGACCGCCGCGACGACGATGAGGCCCTGGACCCCGCCCTGCCAGTAAGGGCTCACCCCGACCTGGACGAGCCCGTTGGTCAGGACCGTCACCAGCAGCACCCCGACCGTGGAGTGCAGGATGCCGCCGCGGCCACCGATGAGCAGCGTGCCACCGACCACGGCGGCCGTGATGGCGGAGAAGTCGTAGCCCCGGCCCGCCTGGACGAGGCCGGCGCCGAGCTGGCTGGTCACCATGACGCCGGCCAGACCGTAGAACGCGCCGGCCATCGTGAAGACCGCCACCTTGTAGGGCGCCACCCGCACCCCGGAGAGCGCAAGCACCTCCTCGGCGCCGCCGATCGCGAAGGCGTACCTGCCCAGGCGCGAGTAGCGCTGGATCAGAGCGCCCAGGAGCACGCAGGCCAGCGCGATCCACGTCAGGTGCGCCAGGCCACCGAACCGCTCGACCGCCCAGCCCTGCAGCATCGGGTCGGAGACATTGGGCTGCACGCCGGCGAACATGAGCGTGGCCACGCCAAGTCCCACCGCGGAGATGCCGAGGGTGGTCATGAACGACGGCACCTTCAGCACGACCAGGGCGATCCCGCTGAGACAGCCGAGCGCGGCCGCGAGGAGCACGGCGACGGCGACCCCGAGCAGCCCGAGGTCGTTGTCGTTGCGGTTGTTGGCGACCAGGAGGGCGACGGTGATGGCCGACGCCCCCATGATCCCCGGGGCGGAGAGGTCGATCGACCCCATCATCAGCACAAAGCTGATGCCGCAGGTCACCACGGCGAGGACCGCCGCGGCGTCCGCGATGTTCTGCACGTTGGAGAGCGTCCGGAAGCCGGGGCTGACGGCCGCGAAGACTCCGAAGATGACGACCAGGGCGATCGGCGGACCCGCGTCCGTGAGCGACACCCCCCGCCGAGGCCGGGGGCGTTGCGTCTGCACGACGTCGGTGTCGGCTTCTGTGCCAGCCTCAGTGGGGGATGTCATGGTCACGAAAGGGTGCCCTGCGAACGGCTGAAGAGGTTGTCGCAGGCGAAGTCGGCCTCGCTGGTCTCCGGGCTGGCGAAGTCGGCCACGTTGTCCTGGTCGATGAGGAACTGCTCGGCGAACCAGGCGCGGTCCTCGTGGGCGATGTCCTCGGCGGAGAGCTCACCGGTGGCCACGCAGTAGCCGATGGCCAGGCCGATGCCGCCCTGCCACGGGCCGTCGCTGGAGACGGTCGCCGTCATGGTGCCGTCCTCGATAGCCGTGAGCGCGTCCGGGACTGCGTCGATGCCGACCACCGCCACGTCGTCACGACCCGCCTGCTGGAGCGCCTCGAGCGCGCCGAGCGCCATGTCGTCGTTGGCGGCCCAGATGCCCTTGACGTCGTCGCCGTGCTTGGTGAGCAGCGTCTTGGTCACCTCCAGGGCCTCCGCGCGGGAGAAGTTGGCGGTCTGGTCGTCGAGCAGCTCGACGTCCGGGTTGGCCGCCAGCGACTCCTCGAGCCCGGTGAAACGGTCCTTGGCGGCAGCAGTGTCCAGGACACCCTGCAGAGCGATGACGCCGCCCGAGCCGCCGATCGCCTCGGCGAGCGCATCCCCGATCTGCTTGCCGGATTCCACGCCGTCGTAGGTGATGTGGGAGAGCCAGGAGCCGTAGTCGGTGACGTTGAGGTCGGCCGGCTTGTTCCACTGGGTGACGAGGTAGGCGCCCGCCTCCTCGGCGCCCTCGACGATGGGCGGGGTGTCGGAGTCGCCGTTGGGCAGGATGTTCATCACCAGGCACTCGGTGTCGCCGGCGAGCAGCTGGCTGATCTGCTCCTGCTGCCGCGTCGAGTCGCCGTCGTAGGTGAGCCGCTCCTGGGTGAGGCCGACCTGCTCGGCGAAGGCGTCGCCGCCGTCGAGCCAGGAGGCCTCGTAGGGGTTGGACTCGTTGCGGACCTGGCCCACCAGGGTGACGTCCGAGGGTTCGCACGCGCCGGCCGCGGCGGCGTCGTCGCCTCCGGCGGCCGTCTCGGTGCAGCCCGTGAGGGTGGCGGCGGCCAGGGCGACGCCGAGGACGGTGGCCGTGTATCGAGAGGCAGAGTGGCGAGCGGCGGTGTTTCGAGAGGTGAACTTCATTGTCTTCCTCGATCTCGTTCGATGCCGGTGTCCGGCGGACTGGTTGTAGGAGGAGCGGGTCAGCGGGCCATCCAGCCTCCGTCGACGGCCAGGATGTGCCCGTTGACGTAGTCGGCGGCGGAGGAGCTGAGGAAAACTGCAGCTCCGGCGATGTCCTCGGCGGTGCCCCAGCGGCCGGCCGGGATGCGTTCGAGGATGGAGCGCGAGCGGTCCGCGTCGGCGCGGAGCGCGGTGGTGTTGTCGGTGACCATGTAGCCCGGCGCGATGGCGTTGACCTGGACGCCGTGCGGCCCCCACTCGTTGGCCAGGGCCTTGGTCACGCCGGCGACGCCGTGCTTGCTCGCCGCGTACGAGACCACGCGCACGCCGCCCTGGAAGGACAGCAGGCTGGCGATGTTGACGATCTTGCCGTGGCCTCGTTCGACCATCGGCCGCCCGAGCTGCTGGGTGAGGAGGAAGAGGCCGTTGAGGTTGACGTCGAGCACCCGCTGCCAGGAGTCGCGGCTGACGGCGACGGAGTCCTCGCGGTCGATGATCCCGGCGTTGTTGACCACGATGTCGACCTGACGCGAGCCGGTCAGCTCGGCGCTGACCCGCTCGACCGCGTCGAGGTCGCTCACGTCGAGGTCGACGACGTCGGCCTCGACCCCGAGCTCGGCGGCCAGGTCGCGGGTGGCGTCCTGGTTGCCCGGCCGGCCGAGCAGCACGACGTCCGCCCCTGATCGGGCGAGGCCGAGCGCGATCGCCTGGCCGAGGCCGCGCCCCGCACCGGTCACCACCGCGCACCTGCCGTGCAGGTCGAAGGGTGAACGGGCCGGATAGGTGGTCACAGGTCCTCCAGCGCCACGGGGCTCAGGTCGGTGTAGGCGTTGTTCTCACCGGCCATCGCCCAGATGAAGGCGTACGAACCGGTGCCGGCCCCGGAGTGGATCGACCACGGCGGGGAGATGACGGCCTCGCGGTTCCGGAGCACGAGGTGGCGGGTGGCGCCGGGCTGGCCCAGGAAGTGGAAGACGCGGTCCTGCTCGTCGAGGTCGATGTAGCAGTAGATCTCGGTGCGCCGGTTGTGCAGGTGCGGCGGGAAGGTGTTCCAGACGGAACCCCTGGACACGACGGTCACGCCGAACTGGAGCACGGAGGTCTCCAGCTCCTCGCCCCAGGCGTAGCGGAAGAGGTTGCGCTCGTTGGCCGCCTCGGGCGAACCGAGCGCTACCGGCACCACCTCGCTGTGGCTGAGCGCTCGGGTCGGGTAGGTCGCGTGGGCCGGGGCGGAAACGAAGTAGAAGGCCGCCTCCGCGCCGACGAAGGACACCTCGCTCCCCCGGCCGACGAACAGGCCGTCGAGGTGCTCGAGCTCGAACTTCTCGCCGTCGACGACGACGTGGCCGGCGGCGCCGACGTTGATGACACCGAGCTCGCGGCCCTCGAGGTGGGTCTCGGTGCCCAGCACGTCGGCCCAGGCCGGCAGGCCGACCTGGCCGGTGCCGGGAACCGCCCCGCCGATCACCATCCGGTCGTCGTGCGTGTAGGTGCCCCGGACCTCGCCGCTCACGAAGAGGTCGCTGACGAGGAAGTTCTCCCGCAGGTCCGCAGTAGTGGCCGTCTCCGCACTGGACGGAGATGTCGAGTATCGAACCTGGATCACTAGGTCGCCCCTCGTTCTGTGAGCTCGTCTGTGAGCTCGCTTGGTGAGCTCGTCTCTGAACTCATTTTGTGAACTGCGTTCGTCTATGTGAACTTGACCGACGATAGACGTGATCCAGCTCACGGGTCAAGGGGCCGAAACCTGTCCATGTATGCGAACTCAAGGTAGGCTCGGATTCACCCCGGGGGCGGTTCCGGTGCTCTGTAGAAGGACCAGGTGCCCCGCAGAAGGACCGGCAGAAGGACCAGAGGAGAGCGTTCATGCAGCTTCAGAAGGAGCTCCAGCGGGAGACGAACGGCGCCGGCGACGCCGGACCGGTCAAGTCCGCGGCCCGTGCCCTGGACCTGCTGGACAACATCGCGGCCAACGGCCCCGGCACCCAGCTGCAGCTCTCGACGCGCCTGAACATCCCCAAGAGCAGCCTCCACGCGCTGCTGCGGACCATGACCGATCGGGGCTGGCTGCAGACCGACCCCACCGGGACCGTCTACCAGCTCGGCATCCACTCGCTGGTCGTGAGCTCGGCCTACCTCGACGGCGACCCGGCACTGGCCCGGGCCCGCGCCGTGCTCGACGAGGTGGCCGCGGCCACCGAGGAGACGGTCCACATCGGCCGGCTCGACGGCGCCGACGTCATCTACACCGCCAAGCGTGAGTCGGTGCACCCGCTGCGCATGCACTCCGCCGTCGGGCGACGGCTCCCGGCGTACGCCACCTCCCTGGGGCGCGCCCTGCTCGCCGAGATGCCGGTCGAGGCCCGGCGCGACCTGGTGCCGGAGTCGATCACCGCGATCACCCCGCACACCACCACCGACAAGGAGGCAGTGCTCGAGATCATCGACCGCGCCGCCTACCAGGGCTATGCCACCGAGAGCGAGGAGTCGTGCATGGGTGTGCGCTGCTTCGGCGTCGCGCTCCCGCTGAGCCACGACTCCGTGGACGCCATGAGCGTCGCCGTGCCGATCAGCCGGCTCGGCGACGGGCGCGAAGATCTCATCATCGAGACCCTGCTCAGCGTGAAGTCACGACTGGCGGCCATGCAGGGGAACAGCCTGGTGCGCTGAGCTCGCGCGCGGCTCCGGTCGTCAGGATCTTGACGCTCCACTTCCGAACACGGGTCTGCTAGGTTATCTGCATGCGCACACAGTTAGATCGCACGACCGCACCAAGCGTGAGTGAGGCCTGGTCGCGCGTGACCGCTTTCGCCTCTGCGGTCGACGCGAGCCTCGACAAGTGGCTCGCGGACTCGTACCGGATCGGGCTCACCGAGTACCGCGCACTCGGCCACCTGAGCCTGGCGTCGGACAAGGAGCTTCGCGTCAGCGACCTTGCTCAGCAGGTCGGCCTGAACCCCAGCTCGACGACGCGCCTGGTGAGTCGCCTTGAGGCGAAGGGGCTCGCACGTCGCGATGTCTGCTCCGACGACGGCCGAGGCGTCTACGCCGTCATCGAAGACCATGGGGAAGAGGTGCTGCGCGAGGTCCGCGCACCGTACGAGGCCCAGCTGCAGAGCCTCCTCGACACGGTCGACACCCATCTACCCTCGGCGAACGCGAGCCCGATCGCGCCGGCCATGTCCGAGGTCCAGGCGTTCATCGCACGTTGACGCCCCCCCGGGGCACCCGGGGTATCCGCCGTCCTCGCCGGCGAACCCGATGCGAGTAGTTGCATGTACAGGCACTGACATGTCCACCCCTTCCGAGTTCATCACTTCCGAGAGGAAAACCATCGTGAGCTGGATCTATCTCGCCATAGCCGTCGTCTTCGAGGTCGCCGTCGGCTTCACCGCCGGAAAGGCCGCTGGATTCACCAGGCCTTGGTGGACGGTCGCCACCCTCCTCAGCGGAGGAGTCGCCACCTACTTCCTCAGCCTCGCCCTGCTGACATTCGACGTCGGGGTGGGGTACGCGATCTGGACCGCCACCGCAGGCGTAGGGATCGTCGTCGTTGGGGCGCTCTTCTTCTCGCAGTCCCTGACCTGGAGAAAGCTCGTTGGCATCGGAGCGGTCATCGCCGGCGTCGTCGGCCTCAACCTCGCCGGAACCGTCTGAGCACGCCCCGCCCTTCTCCCTCACCCGCCCCCACCCGCCGGAAGGACATCCATGACCACCCCGCAGAATTCCGTACCAGCAACCACAGGCGCGACAACGACCCGCTCGAAGTCGGGTGCCTGGCTCGCGCTGCTCCTCGCGGGCGCGTTCGAGGTCGGCTACGCCCTCAGCGTCAATGGCAGCGAAGGCTTCACCAGGCTCACCTGGTCGATCGCGGCCCTCGTCTTCTTCCTGTTCACGCTGTTCTTCCTGAGCGTGGCGCTGAAGCGGATCGACGTCAGCATCGGTTACGCCGTCTGGGCCGGGATCGGCGCCGTCGGAGCGGCTCTCCTCGGTCCCGTCTTCTTCGACGAGACCCTGAATCTCGCCAAGGGATTCTGGCTCGCGGTGATCATCGGAGGCGTCGTCTGGCTCAAGCTCGCCGACGGCCCGAGGCCCGCTCCCGTTCAGAGCTGATCGTCAACCCCCGTTCGGCTCCGCGTCACCCTGGCGCCAGCAAGCGCCGCCACGATGCCACCGTGGAAAACAAGCTCTCCCGCAGGTCCCTGCTCCAGGCAGCCGCGTCCGTCCCGATCCTGTCAGCCGCCTCCGCTGCTGTCGGGGCGACGTCGGCGGCTGCAACGTCGGCGGCTGCGATGCCGGCGCCCGCGATCCCGTCGGCTGCGACGAGCGGCGGCCGCCCCGACACGGCCGCCGCTCGCTTCACGATCGCCGTCCTGCCCGACACCCAGTACCTCCTGGACGACGGCGGATCCGACGCCGAGCCGGTGCGCGCGACGCTGCGCCACCTGGTGCGCGAGCGGGCGCAGGACAACATCGTCTTCATGGCCCACCTCGGCGACGTGACCGAGCACGGCACGGCTACCGAGATGCGGGAGGCGAGCCGCGCGTTCGACGCCGCCGGCCCGCTGCCGTACAGCGTGCTGGGCGGCAACCACGACGTCTCCGGCGACGACCAGCGGGGTGACACGCCCTACCTGCGCACCTTCGGGCCGCAGCGGTTCGCCCGGATGGCGACCTATCGCGGCTCATCCCCCGACGGCTACAACAGCTACCACGTGGTCACCGGCGGCGGGCTGGACTGGCTGATCCTGGCGCTGGACTGGCGGGTGTCCGACGCCGGGCTCGCGTGGACGCAGGGTGTGCTGGACGAGCACGCCGCGCTGCCGGCGATCCTGACGACCCACGACCTCGTCTGGGCCAAGGACGACGGCGCGGCCCACCTGTCCGACAACGGGCAGCGCCTCTGGGACCGCCTGATCAAGGGCAACGACCAGATCTTCCTCGCGCTCGGCGGACACTACTGGCCGTCCGGCCGCACAACGCTGACCAACGACGCCGGCCACCCCGTGCACCTGCACATCACCAACTACCAGGATCGTTATTACGGCGGCGCGGGCATGGTGCGGTACTACGGGTTCGACCTGGCCCGCGGCGTGATCGACGTCGAGACGTTCTCGCCGTGGCTGCTGGCAAAGGACGACCGCACGGCGCTGGAGGCGGAGCACGTCGAGCTCAGCGGGGACGTCGACCGGTTCACCGTCGAGATCAACTTCGCCGAGCGGTTCGCCGCGTTCGCACCGCCGCTCCAGCCGGCGCCGCGTCCGCCGTCGGCGGTCATGCCGCGCGGCACCGTCGCGTACTGGCGGTTCGACGACGCAGGGTTCGACACGGCAGGGCTGGCCATGGCGGGGACCGACGGCGCCCCTGTGGCGCCGGGCACGATCGCCCGCGACCTGACCGGCAACGGGAACGACCTCACCTCCGAGCTCTTGCACGCGAGCGCCGCGGAGGCGCTGACCTGGTCGGCCGAGCACCATGACGCCCAGCCGGCCCATGCGAGCCTGAGGTTCGACGGCGGCCAGGGACCCGACCGCGGTGCCGTGCTGCGGACCGGCCCCGACTCGCCGATCAACAGCGCGAAGTTCGAGTCCGGCTACACGATCGAGACGTTCCTCAAGCTGCCCGAGCCGTTTGCGGGCGACCACGCCTGGATGGGCATCCTCAGCTGGGAGGGTCGCGCGGGCGAGGCCGGCAAGCACAGCGGCTGGTCCGACGACGAGCCGACGTGCAGCCTGAACCTGTCGGGCGAGCGGTTCCTGCAGTTCGTCGTCTACCCCGTGCCGGTCGACGCCGACCCCACGTCCTGGAGCCACGCGATCCCGGTCGGCCGCTGGATGCACGTCGCGCTCGTCAACGACGGCCGGCACACGGTGATGTACGTCGACGGCTCGAAGATCGTGCGCAACGCAGCCGAGGAGTCACGAGGCATCTCCACGCTCGGTAAGCCGTTCACGATCGGCGGCACCCAGTACGCCGAGCAGTACGGGCAGGGGTTCTACGGCTGGATCGGCGACACCCGGATCGTCTCCCGCGCCCTGCGGCCCAACCAGTTCCTCACGGCTGGGAGCCGCTGAGTCGCAGTGGACCTACCGCGCGCTCACGCGGCAGGCGGAGGTTCGTCGCCGGCGGGCGCGTTCCCGGCAGGCCGGCTGCGCCGTCCGACGACGAAGCCGATCGCACCGCCGATGAGAAGTGTGCCGGCGCCCGCGAGCAGCGCTGCGGTGCCGAGCGAATAGGCGCCGGCCGGAACGTAGGTCGTTTCTGACAGTGGCGCGTACGCGAACCAGCCATAGGACGTCGAACGGCTCTCGACCCAGGCGGCGGCGCCCAGCAGCACGAGGCCGATGACGAAGAGCGCCACAAGGACGACGCGTACGGCGCGTGCCGGACCGGGTACCGAGGGCGCTGTCATGTCGACCATTGTCCCGGGAGCGCGGCACCGGCGGCAACCGACGCCGTCTCCGCTGAGTCGCCTACCCAGAGACGTCTACCCAGAGACGTCTACCCAGCCTGGCGTGCAAGCGCTGACCGGCGGAGGACACATGCCGGGTAGACGCCGCGAGCGACGCGGCACATGCCCGAGGAGCCAAGATGCGACGG is drawn from Promicromonospora sp. Populi and contains these coding sequences:
- a CDS encoding LamG-like jellyroll fold domain-containing protein, which gives rise to MENKLSRRSLLQAAASVPILSAASAAVGATSAAATSAAAMPAPAIPSAATSGGRPDTAAARFTIAVLPDTQYLLDDGGSDAEPVRATLRHLVRERAQDNIVFMAHLGDVTEHGTATEMREASRAFDAAGPLPYSVLGGNHDVSGDDQRGDTPYLRTFGPQRFARMATYRGSSPDGYNSYHVVTGGGLDWLILALDWRVSDAGLAWTQGVLDEHAALPAILTTHDLVWAKDDGAAHLSDNGQRLWDRLIKGNDQIFLALGGHYWPSGRTTLTNDAGHPVHLHITNYQDRYYGGAGMVRYYGFDLARGVIDVETFSPWLLAKDDRTALEAEHVELSGDVDRFTVEINFAERFAAFAPPLQPAPRPPSAVMPRGTVAYWRFDDAGFDTAGLAMAGTDGAPVAPGTIARDLTGNGNDLTSELLHASAAEALTWSAEHHDAQPAHASLRFDGGQGPDRGAVLRTGPDSPINSAKFESGYTIETFLKLPEPFAGDHAWMGILSWEGRAGEAGKHSGWSDDEPTCSLNLSGERFLQFVVYPVPVDADPTSWSHAIPVGRWMHVALVNDGRHTVMYVDGSKIVRNAAEESRGISTLGKPFTIGGTQYAEQYGQGFYGWIGDTRIVSRALRPNQFLTAGSR